One genomic window of Notamacropus eugenii isolate mMacEug1 chromosome 6, mMacEug1.pri_v2, whole genome shotgun sequence includes the following:
- the GPBAR1 gene encoding G-protein coupled bile acid receptor 1: MASNTTREKPGPMLQVGLWFSLTLAGLIVGANLLLAVGIARDRRLRSPPAGCFFLSLLMAGLLTGLALPTLPGLWSQSRHDYWPCLLLHLAPNFSFLSLLANLLLVHSERYLAILRPLRPPRGTRWALLVAWTAPLLFASLPALGWNHWAPDANCTSQAIFPAPYLYLEVYGLLLPSVVAAALLSARVLATARHQLQDICRLERAVCRDAPSALARALAWRQARAQAGATLLFGLCWGPYIAALLLSVLAFENRPPLGPGTLLALNSLGSTSAAVVPVAMGLGDRKYTAPWRKAMLRFWRVIQRTTTHRRPQPGPRVTCQDSSPRRGND; encoded by the coding sequence ATGGCATCTAACACCACAAGGGAGAAGCCAGGCCCCATGCTCCAGGTTGGGCTTTGGTTCTCCCTCACACTGGCAGGCCTTATTGTTGGTGCCAACCTACTCTTGGCAGTGGGAATTGCCCGGGACCGCCGCCTCCGAAGCCCTCCTGCAGGTTGTTTCTTCCTAAGCCTGCTGATGGCCGGACTACTCACAGGGCTGGCCCTACCCACACTGCCAGGGTTGTGGAGTCAGAGTAGGCATGATTACTGGCCCTGCCTTCTCCTCCACCTTGCCCCcaacttctccttcctctctctgctcGCCAACCTTCTTCTGGTGCACAGTGAACGCTATCTGGCCATTCTGAGGCCCCTCCGCCCTCCCAGAGGAACCCGCTGGGCCCTGTTGGTGGCATGGACGGCCCCCCTGCTCTTTGCCAGCCTGCCTGCCTTAGGCTGGAATCACTGGGCACCTGATGCCAACTGTACATCCCAGGccatcttccctgccccttatcTCTACCTCGAAGTTTATGGCCTTCTCTTACCCTCTGTGGTGGCTGCCGCCCTCCTCTCTGCCCGGGTGCTGGCCACTGCCCGGCACCAGCTCCAGGATATCTGTCGCCTGGAGAGGGCAGTGTGTCGTGATGCCCCTTCAGCACTGGCACGGGCCCTAGCCTGGAGGCAGGCGAGGGCACAGGCAGGTGCAACACTACTGTTTGGGCTGTGCTGGGGCCCATACATTGCTGCACTCCTCCTCTCAGTGTTGGCATTTGAGAATCGACCTCCCCTTGGGCCTGGCACCCTCCTGGCACTCAACTCTTTGGGCAGTACCAGTGCTGCTGTTGTACCTGTAGCCATGGGGCTTGGGGACCGGAAATACACAGCCCCTTGGAGGAAAGCCATGCTGAGATTCTGGAGAGTAATCCAGAGAACAACAACCCACCGCAGACCCCAGCCTGGACCTAGAGTCACATGCCAAGATAGCAGCCCACGCAGGGGAAATGACTGA